One genomic region from Prunus persica cultivar Lovell chromosome G3, Prunus_persica_NCBIv2, whole genome shotgun sequence encodes:
- the LOC18784313 gene encoding wall-associated receptor kinase-like 1, with protein sequence MTILLLWRISTQSAEPDQLGPIAKPSCETHCGDVSIPYPFGIGPSSSCYMYDWFEIHCDNSTSPHKPFLRVAKLEVLNISIEGTLLVKNPVTFFFYRRKTPLAPNLTGSPFLYSQKYNRFTSVSCGFFALVRSYRDERVVGGCMSTCDKSAETAHNHGCIGINCCQTTLPQYLSVIETQIKSESEESSTSGNDRMLTRYNYAFLVEQDWFRNNLSNFRDVKDMDSVPVVLEWRLSLENMNIYNVTSSTYNRSRLQCFCPPGFQGSPYLLQPCQDIDECKGPNMCPAHGRSHIGMLNFGGPTTCENFAGGHTCYSNTTGVACDYYGTGFVSCYLYGKRRWLPLTSRIKTILLGLGMGLGLLLLFLGAWYGAWHVYKVIKKRKDFKRKEIFFKRNGGLLLEKQLSSGEHNVEKVKLFKSKELEKSTDNFNINRILGQGAQGTVYKGMLTDGRIVAVKKSKIVDEGKLSEFINEVVILSQINHRNVVKILGCCLETEVPILVYEFIPNGTLSQYIQGKIEECSLTWKMRIRIATEIAGALFYLHGAASFPIFHRDIKSSNILLDENYRAKVADFGTSRSIATDQTHLTTLVNGTFGYLDPEYFQSNRFTEKSDVYSFGVVLVELLTGQKPIFAIAGSQEEDYTSLATYFITSMQEHRLFDVVDARVLKEGSETEIRIFANLARMCLNLNGRNRPTMREVTAELEALQISQKHL encoded by the exons ATGACCATCTTGTTGTTATGGCGCATAAGCACACAATCAGCAGAACCAGATCAATTAGGGCCAATAGCAAAGCCTAGTTGCGAAACGCATTGCGGAGATGTTAGCATCCCGTACCCTTTTGGGATTGGACCTAGCAGCAGCTGTTACATGTACGATTGGTTTGAAATACACTGCGACAACTCTACCAGTCCTCACAAGCCTTTCTTGAGGGTTGCCAAGCTTGAGGTGCTGAACATCTCTATCGAAGGCACGCTTCTGGTTAAGAACCCtgttactttctttttctacagAAGAAAGACCCCCCTAGCACCGAATTTGACGGGAAGCCCTTTCTTATACTCTCAGAAATACAACCGGTTCACATCAGTGAGTTGTGGCTTCTTTGCCTTGGTAAGGTCATACCGTGACGAGCGTGTTGTTGGCGGCTGCATGTCAACTTGTGATAAGAGTGCTGAAACTGCACACAACCATGGATGCATAGGCATTAACTGCTGCCAGACTACACTTCCCCAGTATCTCAGCGTGATTGAGACTCAGATAAAATCTGAATCTGAAGAAAGTTCTACTAGCGGAAATGACCGAATGTTGACTCGTTACAACTATGCATTCCTTGTGGAGCAAGATTGGTTTCGGAACAATTTATCGAATTTTAGAGACGTCAAGGACATGGACAGCGTTCCGGTTGTGCTTGAATGGAGATTGAGCTTGGAGAACATGAATA TATATAATGTCACTTCTTCCACATACAATCGGTCGAGGCTTCAATGTTTTTGTCCCCCTGGCTTTCAAGGTAGTCCCTATCTTCTCCAACCTTGTCAAG aTATAGATGAATGCAAGGGCCCTAATATGTGTCCGGCTCATGGTCGTTCTCATATCGGCATGTTGAATTTTGGTGGACCTACTACATGTGAGAATTTTGCTGGGGGTCATACATGCTACTCAAATACAACTGGTGTTGCATGTGACTATTATGGTACAGGGTTTGTTTCGTGCTACTTATATGGCAAAAGGAGATGGCTGCCTCTGACCTCTCGAATCAAAACCATCCTTCTAG GTCTTGGCATGGGTCTTGGATTGTTGTTACTATTTCTTGGTGCATGGTATGGTGCATGGCATGTATATAAAGTcataaagaaaaggaaagactTCAAACGCAaggaaatatttttcaaaCGAAATGGTGGTTTGCTGCTAGAAAAACAATTATCGTCAGGTGAACACAACGTTGAGAAAGTCAAGTTGTTCAAGTCGAAGGAGTTGGAGAAGTCCACTGACAATTTTAACATTAATAGAATTCTCGGCCAGGGAGCCCAAGGAACTGTTTACAAAGGCATGTTGACAGATGGAAGAATCGTTGCTGTTAAAAAGTCTAAAATAGTGGATGAAGGCAAACTTTCTGAATTTATCAATGAGGTTGTGATTCTTTCACAAATCAACCACAGGAATGTGGTTAAAATATTGGGATGTTGTTTGGAGACTGAAGTTCCTATTTTGGTCTATGAATTCATACCTAATGGAACGCTTTCTCAGTATATCCAAGGGAAAATTGAGGAATGTTCACTTACATGGAAAATGCGCATACGAATTGCGACAGAAATTGCAGGAGCTCTTTTCTACTTACATGGTGCAGCCtcctttccaatttttcatagAGACATCAAATCTTCCAATATACTCTTAGACGAGAACTACAGAGCGAAAGTTGCTGATTTTGGAACTTCACGATCAATTGCCACCGACCAAACTCACTTAACAACACTTGTAAATGGCACGTTTGGTTACTTGGACCCGGAATATTTCCAATCAAACCGATTTACGGAGAAAAGTGATGTGTATAGCTTTGGAGTAGTCCTTGTTGAGCTCTTAACTGGACAAAAACCAATTTTTGCAATAGCAGGGTCACAAGAAGAAGACTACACAAGTCTTGCTACATACTTCATCACATCAATGCAAGAACATCGTCTATTTGACGTTGTTGATGCTCGAGTTTTGAAGGAAGGATCAGAAACAGAGATCAGAATATTTGCTAACCTTGCAAGAATGTGCCTAAATTTGAATGGGAGGAATCGTCCTACAATGAGAGAGGTTACAGCCGAGTTGGAGGCCCTCCAAATCTCCCAAAAACACCTCTAA
- the LOC18783469 gene encoding wall-associated receptor kinase-like 6, translating to MQLLGHHHVILFVLLFWCSIVTETKPASSSVLAPPIAKLNCPTHCGINVSIPYPFGVGPNKDCYFNEWFQIDCNESTGHKPFLRRSQMEVLNISIDGTLQVKSPVTFSGGCKGKETRQAPNLTGSPFVYLDRKNMFTAVSCGRLATMRSDENVVHGCSSTCDDQSTDSATHRCGTIGTNCCQTTIPPNISVFTTEIQPRDQIDGCNYAFLVDQDWFLKNLSSYRAIQGMDSVPVVLEWNISLDNTSHKAFEGFIGRRVGVYDFNNDSTPYCEIYNATTSSTYNQSSVHCFCPGGFQGNPYLLQPCQDIDECKLNRCMDDSHVLDSWNFSGSPICENVAGGYTCYSNVTVLLGVPTCEYYGGGGMQCYYKPKKPLPSRAYRIRTVLLGVFMGPGLLLLLVGAWYAYKVIKKRKDIKRKEKFFKRNGGLLLQQQLSSGEINVEKIKLFKSEELEKSTDKFNIDRILGQGGQGTVYKGMFADGRVVAIKKSKIIDEGQLSEFINEVVILSQINHRNVVQLLGCCLETEVPLLVYEFIPNGTLSHYIHEQNEDFPFTWKMRLRIATEIAGALSYLHRAASFPIYHRDIKSTNILLDEKYTGKVADFGTSRSIVIGQTHLTTVVQGTFGYLDPEYFQSSQFTEKSDVYSFGVVLVELLTGLQPVFAVIGSQEKERRSLATCFIISMEEDRLFDILDARVVMEGSKTDITTFANLAMRCLDLNGRNRPTMREVTAELEAIQMLIEKSSNAQHNYNGVELSSSTESASDTGTNSTSDEF from the exons ATGCAATTGCTAGGTCATCATCATGTGATCCTGTtcgttttgttgttttggtgcAGCATAGTTACCGAAACCAAACCAGCGTCATCATCAGTATTAGCTCCGCCTATAGCAAAGCTTAATTGCCCGACGCACTGCGGAATTAATGTCAGCATCCCTTACCCTTTCGGGGTTGGACCTAACAAAGATTGTTACTTTAATGAATGGTTTCAGATAGACTGCAACGAGTCTACTGGGCACAAGCCTTTCTTGAGGCGCTCCCAAATGGAGGTGCTCAACATATCTATTGATGGCACCCTTCAGGTTAAAAGCCCTGTTACTTTCTCCGGCGGTTGCAAGGGAAAGGAAACTCGCCAAGCCCCAAATTTGACGGGAAGCCCTTTTGTGTACTTGGACAGAAAAAACATGTTCACTGCAGTCAGCTGCGGCCGTCTTGCTACCATGAGATCAGATGAGAATGTTGTTCATGGATGCAGTTCAACTTGTGACGATCAGAGTACAGATAGTGCTACTCATCGCTGCGGTACCATTGGAACTAACTGTTGCCAGACTACCATTCCTCCAAATATCAGCGTTTTCACTACTGAGATACAGCCAAGAGATCAAATTGATGGTTGCAACTATGCATTTCTTGTTGACCAAGATTGGTTTTTGAAGAATTTATCAAGCTACAGAGCTATCCAAGGAATGGACAGCGTTCCCGTGGTGCTGGAATGGAACATCAGCTTAGACAACACTTCACACAAAGCATTTGAAGGATTTATTGGAAGAAGAGTAGGTGTGTATGACTTTAATAACGACTCAACACCCTATTGCGAAATATATAATGCCACTACTTCTTCAACATACAATCAGTCAAGCGTTCATTGCTTCTGTCCGGGGGGCTTTCAAGGAAATCCTTATCTTCTCCAACCTTGTCAAG ATATTGATGAATGCAAGCTTAATCGGTGTATGGATGATTCTCATGTGCTAGATTCATGGAATTTCAGTGGCAGTCCTATATGTGAGAATGTCGCTGGTGGTTATACATGCTACTCAAATGTAACTGTTCTTTTAGGTGTTCCTACATGTGAATATTATGGTGGAGGTGGTATGCAATGCTACTACAAGCCAAAGAAGCCACTGCCCTCTCGGGCCTATCGAATCAGAACTGTTCTTTTAG GTGTTTTCATGGGTCCCGGACTATTGTTGCTACTCGTTGGTGCATGGTATGCATACAAagtcataaaaaaaaggaaagacatTAAACGCAAGGAAAAGTTTTTCAAACGAAATGGTGGTTTATTGTTACAACAACAATTATCATCAGGTGAAATCAATGTTGAGAAAATCAAGTTGTTCAAATCAGAGGAGTTGGAGAAGTCCACTGACAAATTCAACATTGATAGAATTCTTGGCCAAGGAGGCCAAGGTACCGTCTACAAAGGAATGTTTGCAGATGGAAGAGTGGTTGCGATAAAGAAGTCTAAGATAATAGATGAAGGTCAACTTTCAGAATTCATCAATGAGGTTGTGATTCTTTCACAAATAAATCACAGAAATGTGGTTCAACTTTTGGGTTGTTGTTTAGAGACGGAAGTTCCACTCCTAGTTTACGAATTCATACCGAATGGAACCCTTTCCCACTATATTCATGAGCAGAATGAAGACTTTCCATTTACATGGAAAATGCGGTTACGAATTGCAACAGAAATTGCAGGAGCTCTATCGTACTTACACCGTGCAGCTTCGTTTCCTATATATCACAGAGACATCAAATCTACCAACATACTCTTAGATGAGAAATACACAGGAAAAGTTGCTGACTTTGGAACTTCAAGATCAATTGTGATTGGCCAGACACACTTGACCACCGTTGTACAGGGCACATTTGGTTACCTGGACCCTGAATACTTCCAATCAAGCCAATTTACGGAGAAAAGTGATGTCTATAGTTTCGGAGTTGTCCTAGTTGAGCTCTTGACCGGACTACAACCAGTTTTTGCAGTAATCGGGTCACAAGAAAAAGAACGCAGAAGTCTTGCCACTTGTTTCATTATTTCGATGGAGGAAGACCGACTATTTGACATTCTTGATGCTAGGGTTGTGATGGAGGGCTCCAAAACAGATATCACAACTTTTGCTAACCTTGCAATGCGGTGCCTGGATTTGAATGGAAGGAACCGCCCCACTATGAGAGAGGTCACGGCGGAGTTGGAGGCCATTCAAATGTTGATTGAAAAATCTTCTAATGCTCAACATAATTACAATGGGGTTGAACTTTCAAGTTCAACAGAGTCAGCCTCGGATACGGGCACAAATTCAACATCTGATGAATTTTGA